The Xanthocytophaga agilis nucleotide sequence CTTCCCTATCATTTTTTTCCGCCTCCATCTGTCCCAAAAGTTTCACTTGGACAATCCTTCCGACGCAATGTATATCTGATTCTGAAAGAAGCCGTACATAATACTATCAAGCATGCGGATGCTTCACAGGTAGAGCTTCGTATTGAGTGGAAAGAACTCTCTATAGAATATCAGCAACTACAACAAGGGTTTAGTCAAAGGGCACAAAGAGGAGAATTACTGTTTTATCTAAGGGATAATGGCAAGGGTATAGATGTAGAATCTAAGCGGGTCTTTGGCAATGGTCTGAAAAATATGCAGCGACGAGCCTCAGAGATTGGCGGTGAATTGTTATTTTTATCTGAGGGGGATAGTGTTGATTCAAATAGTAAAATGTCACAAGGCACTATCCTCTCTCTTCGTGTTTTTATTGAGCTGCAATAGCTGCATCAATCAACTAAACAACCCAATCCATAAGGTAGCTAACATGTGTGGATTGGGTCAAAGTATCAAAACACTGATTTGATACTAGGAAATGCATAATAAACCGGTTTTATCTGGTAACTATACCAGATAAAAAAGCTCTGGTTTTTGATCAACTAGCTTTTCTGTAATATTGTATCCATTATTATACCCATTATCGTATTCTCATTAGTGTACATATTAGATAGAGACTAACTATATTGAATGTACTTGGGAAGATAGTAACATAGTTCTGAAGATAGTAACATATGTTCTATTGAGAATAAAGAACTGCTTTTGTAGCTTGCATCTTTGCTGATTAGAGAATGATAATGGAAAAGCCAATTCGGGTTAGTATTGTAGAAGATATAGTAGAAGTTCGGGAAGGATTACGCTTTCTTCTCCATCAAACTGGTGAATTTGTCTGTGTAGCCACCTATGAAAGTGCAGAGACGGCACTGGCAGGTATGGAAGATAATCTACCCGATTTACTGATAATGGATATCAGCCTGCCTGCCATGAATGGACTTGATTGCATTCGTTCTATTAAGAACTTTTATCCCTCTGTTGAATGTATTGTCTTTACCATCTACGAAGACAGTGAACAGGTTTTTGAAGCGCTTCAAGCAGGTGCAAGTGGATACCTGCTCAAAAAAACACAACCCCATAAGATCATTGACGCCTTAAAGGAACTGGCAGCTGGTGGTTCTCCCATGAGTGCATCCATTGCGCGAAAAGTAGTCACTGCTTTTCAGGAAAAGGCAATACAAACGGAAGAGTATCATCTTTCTGAACGTGAAAAACAAATTCTGGATGGCCTTTCCAAAGGACTTTTTTACAAAGAGATCGCTCATCAGCTATCCATCGGATCTGGTACAGTCCGTCAGCACATTCATCGTATTTACAAGAAACTCCATGTACAAAACCGCACCGAAGCCATCAATAAAGTTTTTGGAAGATAAGCTTTACGGCCTTCTGCAAATGATCACAAAGCCTGCTACAGACAAGTGCTAAATATACAGAGTTTCAGTGTAGTATATATTACCAGGAAATAGCCTGCTTACTCAATTTATTCTGCTGCGATCAAGAACTCCCACTGATTTTAATACCTTCTAGCTGTGTTCCTGTGTTCCTTTTTTCAAGTCCTGGTATTAGGTACGCCAGCTGTTATTTTCTGTTACGCTTACTTTCTTCCCAGATGCAGACAGAAGGCCATTGTAAGGTATGTTCTCATGGTAACTTATATTCTATTGACATAAGGGTGGAAGGTGCTTTACCTTTGATTCATCAGACCAATAGGTCAAAGTCTGAATCCATACATCAGACACTGATTGTATATGTTTTTTGTATATGCATTCTATCTGAAAGTGGATTTTATATTCTCTAACATATTACAACTGTACCAGATCATGACAATATATATTCTGCCTTTCTGTTTTTTCTGTTAGCAGCTCGACTATGCTTTAACCCAATTCTTGCCTTGTATCCTGAATTATTTTGATAGTATTACTTATCCTACAACCCATGCAAAAATCTATTCTTACCACGTTAGGCTGCCTGTGGCTCATATCCATACTTTCTGCTCAGCAACCTCTCTTTGCTCAGCAATTTACTCAGTCCACATCCCTTTACCAGATAAGCTCAACATATTTTCATTCCTACCCGCCTATACAAATAGGAGATTACTCTATAAGTCACAGTTCAGATGCACAATCAAAAGTGGGTTTAAGAAAACGGATCTATCTTCCTACGCAGATGGATCTTCACATGAATAAGGCATCTGATACTGCTTTACAGGTTGAATCCATTTCTACACAATCAAAGTCCAGCTATCCCTTATCGCAGTCCAGCTATTTGTTAGAATCTAA carries:
- a CDS encoding response regulator transcription factor — encoded protein: MEKPIRVSIVEDIVEVREGLRFLLHQTGEFVCVATYESAETALAGMEDNLPDLLIMDISLPAMNGLDCIRSIKNFYPSVECIVFTIYEDSEQVFEALQAGASGYLLKKTQPHKIIDALKELAAGGSPMSASIARKVVTAFQEKAIQTEEYHLSEREKQILDGLSKGLFYKEIAHQLSIGSGTVRQHIHRIYKKLHVQNRTEAINKVFGR